From uncultured Pseudodesulfovibrio sp.:
CATCCTCCCCAAAAAAACGGGCATATGCACCATTGATAAAATTTAATGTTCCATCGGCTTTGAACCGACAAATCAACTCTGTTTGGTCTTCGACAACCGCCCGATACAGTCTGGCCCCTTCGCGCAGAGCCTCTTCCACCACTTTATGCCGAGAGATATCCTGCCCGGACATGACGCACACCTCTCGTCCGCCGTTCGTATAATAACTCAAAGAAAGTTCTACCGGAAATGATGACCCATTCTTGCGTCGCAAATATTCATAAGAAATACGTTTTACCCCGGTCTTCATGGCATTCATGGTTTGATCGGGATGATCCACCATAGTCCGAATATCACTCCCACACATTGCATCTGCCTCAATCCCCAGCATACGAACAGCGGCACCATTACAATCAATGACTATACCGGTCTCCTTATCGATAAGAAGGATTGCATCGGTCGCACCTTCAAATACGCTCCGGTACTGCTTTTCCGCTACCGCCAGCCCGGACTCACTCCACCGTTTTGCTGTAATATCACGAACCGTAACAACAAAACCGGTCAAAATTGCGTCTTCGACAATCGGCTTAATGCTGGACTCGACAACAACACCACCCCGCTTCTCCTCAATACAAACAGTCTTCATCGTGGCACGAGCTTCGGACAAAGTTCCTGCTTGGCGTATGGCGATAAATTCCGGTAAAATTGACAGATAATCGTAACCAGAAAGAGGTTCTTCAATAGGGTTAATCAACTCCTGAATGAGCCCACCGCAATCCAGTATACTGCCTTCTTCGTCCAAAACAAAAAAGGCCCCATCGTCCATACCAAGCGTGGCATGCACGATGGTTTGCATACGCACCATTTCACGAGCATGCTCGGCGAACTGAACAAATCCCTTCTTAATAGCAACGCCTTGTCGAGCAAGCATCTCCAGTTGAAAGCGGTCCACCGGCTTTTTCAGATAGGAAAACGCCTTGTTCCTGCTGACTTCTTCCACAGGATTGTCACTGGCTGCATCGACCAACAAAACAAGAGGCACCTGAAAACCCAACCGATCTGCATCGTCCAACAGGACACACCCGCCTTTAGATTTCAAATCAGCGGAAACAAACAAAACATCTGGTTCCTGCCGGGCCATCAAGGCCGAAGCTGAAGCCAAACTGGAAGCAGTTTCCACATGGTATCCTCCGGCAACGAGAATGTCCCGGATCAACGAACGTATGGAGGCGTCACCTTCGGCAACAAGAATGGTCGAACTCACTACATATCTCCTAGACATGACTCATACATTAGTTGGGTAGCGAAAACCAGTCCCCAACCCATGTCGGATGGTTTTCCGCTGTTCATTTTATGCTTCAATGTGTATAGAGAAATTGTGGAGGATTCCTGTTCAGCCAACAAGGAGGAGAATATGTCTTTTACCGAAGCCGATCTGCCCGTTGACGTTCGTCACGGAGAAATGATCACACTTCAAGACGGAACCACTGTTCGTTTTGAATCCAATGGTGAAGCAAAAAACATCATGGTTAATGACGGATTCGAACCCGCATGCACTTTGTTTCCCGGTTGCGACTATACCGTGGAAACCAGTGGCGGCAACTATCAGGTAAGCTGTGAGTTTGGTGACTGCATGCATGTCAAAAAGCTCTGAGTGACAACCGCGCCCGAATGTTTGCATTCGGGCGCGAACCCTTTTCAGTCGAAGTGGTTTCACTATTCGAATCACGGCCTTTACTTTTCTTAACGACCTGCTACAATCCTAATGTGATTGACTTTTGTCAGGTCTTTTTCGCATTTGGTTACTATGCCTTCACAGACTCTTGCGAGACAAGGAGAAAACCGTGGCCAGAATACTTATCGCTGAAGACGATAGAATATCCCAAAAACTCGCTGTCCGAATCGTTGAGGAACAAGGACATGTCGCATTTGTCAGTCCTCATGGAAAGCATGCATATGAGACATTGATGCACAACGATATCGACATGCTTCTGACTGACATCATGATGCCGGAAATGGATGGGCAACAACTTATCAAGACTCTGCGTGGCGACCAAAAATTCGCCAAACTCCCCATTATCATTATGTCCGCCGTTGTCGGACTCAACGACATTTCCAATCTCCTCAAACTTGGAGCAACCTTCTTTCTTGCGAAGCCTCTGGATAGGGAAGAGCTCTTATCATATGTATCTCGATGTCTGGCTGAAAAAGACTGCTAAACACATATTCTCTGCAAAAAAGATTCTCTCTGCTGAGTGTGAAACACTCTTTTCCGCACCACTTTGTTTCGACGCAATTCAAACATATCGCCGAGACTCTTCGCTGACCTCAAAACACAGCCCCCCCTTTGTCATGAAAATGGGGACTCTTCACCGACTTCCATTCCCTGAAAAAAATCGTTATCTTCAGAGTGATTGTTCTTGCCATTGGAGGATCGCCCTCTGGCACACCATCAAACTTCCGAGCCAAAACAGTTCAAAAAGAACCGGGGCACGGTCCAAACTCTAACCTGACAACGGAATACTCATGAAAATCACTTTGAAAGTATTACTCGCATTTACCTTGATTTCTCTGCTCACCCTGTCCTCAGCACTGGCCGCAGACTTGGAAAACACACTGTACCTCGACCTCAAAGATGGTCGGGTCGTTATCGAACTGCGCCCTGATCTCGCACCCAAACACGTAGCCCGCATCAAAGAACTGACCCGAATGAAGTTCTACGATGGCATCGTCTTCCATCGCGTCATTTCCGGCTTCATGGCCCAAACCGGCGACCCCACTGGCACAGGTCGTGGCGGCTCCGGCGAAAATCTGCCCGCAGAATTCACGGACACTCCTTTTGAACGTGGCACCGTGGGCATGGCTCGTGCACAAAACCCGGACAGCGCGGACAGTCAATTTTTCATCTGTTTTGCACCAGCCCCGTTCCTCAACGGACAATATACGGTCTTCGGACAGGTAACGAGTGGCATGGATCTCGTAGATAAGATCAAGAAAGGGGCTGGCCGCAGCGGAGCAGTTCAAGACCCCGACGCCATTGTACGCATGCAAATTGCTGCTGATGTCAAATAATTAAAATTCTTTGGTGACCAAAACCTTTTCTCACACCTACGACGATATTGAGAATAAAAAAAAGGCGCATCCCTTATGGAATGCGCCTTTTCGCGTTTCTTCTAGCGATCCAAATAGATGAATCGTTTAATCTTTTGAGTGGGGGTCTTTTCAAAAGGCTCCATCTGCTCGATCACCCGATGCAACCGGGCAAAGGTGGAAACTTTGGTATTCACATCCTTTCGAATGTTCTCAAGCAATTTTTTCACCTTGGCTCGAACATCGGATTCAATGAGTTTCTTGACATCAAAGGCTTCATCCAATGTTTCATGGTTAAGATGAATTCTGGCGACAACTTTACCATCGACTTCATACACCATGGACTCAACCACATGCTCGCACTCATTGATGATGGATTCAAGCTCTTCAGGATAGATATTCTCGCCACTGGGGCCAAGGATCATATTTTTTAAACGGCCTTTGATATACAGGTAGCCGTCCTCAAATTTGCCAAGGTCGCCCGTTTTAAGCCACCCATCCTCGGTAAACGTTTCCTTTGTGTCCACGGGAGCCTTGTAATACTCCCGCATAACGTTAGGCCCTTTTGCCAGGATCTCGCCCTCTCCGGTTTCCGGGTCAGCATCCACAATTTTAAGCTGAACTCCGGGCAACGCCGGACCGATAGCTCTGAAACGTTGTTTACTCGGCAAAGCCCCAGCCAGAAGCGGAGAGGTTTCGGTCATGCCATATCCAACAGCATACGGCACTTTTGCATCAGTCAAGAATTGCTCTACCTCGGGAGACAATGGCGCTCCGCCGATACACATACACCGCAGTTCACCACCAAATGCATCGATAAGCTTCTTACCCGCTACTTGAGAAAGTTTTCTCCGGGTTGCACCAAGCTTCATCAGGCCTCGCATGACACCCGAACCTGTCAATTTGCGTTTTATCCGGCTTTTGTAAATTTTCTCAATAATGAGCGGCACCACACCCATGACGGTGGGCCTGACTGTCTGCATGGCAGGCAGCAATGTCCTCGGAGTGGGCGGCTTTTGCAAATAATGAATAGAGCTACCACAGTGCAGAGGAATAATCAGGCCAACAGTGGATTCATAGGTGTGCGCCATAGGCAGAACAGACATGAAACGGTCGGTTTCAAAAACAGGAATAACCTGAATACCCGCCAGACAATTCTGCACCAGATTTCGATGAAGCAACACAACACCCTTGGAGTGCCCGGTAGTCCCTGAAGTATACAGGATGGCCGCGACGGATTCTTCCGTCAACTCAAATCCTTTTCCTGTCTTCCGATCAATAAACTTCCTTGCGGAATCACTGAACTTATCCACTTTCTTTCTGGCAGTACCACCGATTTTCTCCACTCTTTCCAGAGCTGTATCGCCAAACTTTTCAACCTTCTCCATGGCAGTGCCGCCAAGCTTTTCAAGCTTCTCGACTTTCTCTCTAGCGGCCTCCCCCAGATGCTCCATGCGTTCCTTGGTGGAATCACTGATTTTGTCCCGCGCGGCTTCACCCAGATGTTCCATCCGCTCAAGAGCCGCCTCACTGAAATGTTCAATACGATCCCGAGCTGCCTCAAGGGCTTCAGTGTAGCTTGTAGCCTCGCCTTCATCATTCTCAAGAGAAAAATCATCCATGACCATAACAGTCTTGAGTGCGGAAAAATCTTCTTCTTCAACCTTATGAAGGAATCGCTTGGATGCGATCACCATCTTGGCCTCGGAATGACGCAGGATATGATGCACCGCGCTTGGATGAAATTCTTGCAAAATAGGAACAGCAACAGCTCCCATCATTGTGATGGAAAAATATGCGATAGCCCAATTAGGCATATTTTCACTGATAATAGCGACCTTGTCGCCCGGCTTGATGCCAATATCCCTGAGCAGGGTCTGCAAATCCTTAATATGCTCACCCAATTGTGCGTAGGTGATCGGCTCTCCGCCAACAAAGGCAAGAGCTGTCCGCTCAGAATACTGCTGGATTGAAGACTCCAACAGGTCTTTTAATGTCTTGATTTGGTCGCTCACACATCCTCCCGATGACTGGACGCAACAAAGCGCACCTCTCGTGCGCCTTAAATTGAATACCACGTTACAGCATTGGGTCAAGCATGTGATTATCGTCTATGGCGGTATGCTAAGCCAATGCCATATCTACAGCTTTGATCGCGTGAATCCTGCATGTATCCAGCGTGGGAATATCTGTGTCATCGGACCGAACCAACATGCCTATCTCGGTACAGCCAAGAATAATGGCTTGTGCACCACGGGATGCCATCTCTTCAATTATACGCAGGTATTCAGTCCGAGAAGTCCCCTCCAACACACCTTTGCATAGTTCATCAAAGATAACCCGATCCACCAATTGACGATCCTCGGCATTGGGGACGAATACTTCAAGGCCATGATCTTTCAACCGACCAGTATAAAAATCATCTTCCATGGTAAAAAGAGTCCCAAGTAATCCGACAGAAGAAAAACCAAACTCGCGCACCGCATCTGCCGTGGCGTCGGCAACATGTATCACCGGCACAGAGACTGCTGCCTGGATCTGTGGGGCCACCTTGTGCATGGTGTTCGTCCCGATAACAATCATGTCAGCCCCACCCTGCTCCAGCGTTTGGGCAGCATCAGCCAGCTGCTTACCAATATTGTCCCAATCACAAGTCAGCATAAGTTCACGCAACTCTGCGAAATCAACACTATACATGAGTATTTTGGCCGAATGCAGACCACCAAGGCGAGCCTTCACTTCTTCATTCATGACCTGATAATACCCGACTGTGGATTCCCAACTCATGCCACCAAGCAGACCAATAGTTTTCATGAATCCTTCCTATTCAAAGAAATAACGGGCGCCGGCCACCAAAGCCATACCCAATGCCACAGTGCCGAAGAAACTCCGAGTACGCCATGCCAGAATAAAAGCGGGAATGGCCGCCCATAAAAAATAATTATCCGGGTCAAAATTAAAACTCATATCTTTAAGCAACAAAGCCGGAAATAACATCGCGGATAACACTGCCACAGGGACATAAGAAAGCCAACGAACAACGGGTTCAGGTAAAGTCCGCGATGCGAGAGCAAGCATAGGCAAAACGCGCGGGATATATGTCACAGCCAACATACCGAGAAATGTCAGGAAAACTATTTTTTGGTCCATGATTCCACTCCCACGCCAAATGTTGCCCCGATCACCGTAGCCAAGATAACGCTCCACTGGTCTGCACCTGCCTGCACAAGAATAATAGCCATCAAACCGGAAAAGCCAGCCACCAAAACATGCATCTTGTTCTTGGTCTGCATGATCAACAAGGCAATGAACATGGCTGGCAAAGCATAATCAATGCCCAAC
This genomic window contains:
- a CDS encoding response regulator; this encodes MARILIAEDDRISQKLAVRIVEEQGHVAFVSPHGKHAYETLMHNDIDMLLTDIMMPEMDGQQLIKTLRGDQKFAKLPIIIMSAVVGLNDISNLLKLGATFFLAKPLDREELLSYVSRCLAEKDC
- a CDS encoding peptidylprolyl isomerase, with the protein product MKITLKVLLAFTLISLLTLSSALAADLENTLYLDLKDGRVVIELRPDLAPKHVARIKELTRMKFYDGIVFHRVISGFMAQTGDPTGTGRGGSGENLPAEFTDTPFERGTVGMARAQNPDSADSQFFICFAPAPFLNGQYTVFGQVTSGMDLVDKIKKGAGRSGAVQDPDAIVRMQIAADVK
- a CDS encoding AMP-binding protein; this encodes MSDQIKTLKDLLESSIQQYSERTALAFVGGEPITYAQLGEHIKDLQTLLRDIGIKPGDKVAIISENMPNWAIAYFSITMMGAVAVPILQEFHPSAVHHILRHSEAKMVIASKRFLHKVEEEDFSALKTVMVMDDFSLENDEGEATSYTEALEAARDRIEHFSEAALERMEHLGEAARDKISDSTKERMEHLGEAAREKVEKLEKLGGTAMEKVEKFGDTALERVEKIGGTARKKVDKFSDSARKFIDRKTGKGFELTEESVAAILYTSGTTGHSKGVVLLHRNLVQNCLAGIQVIPVFETDRFMSVLPMAHTYESTVGLIIPLHCGSSIHYLQKPPTPRTLLPAMQTVRPTVMGVVPLIIEKIYKSRIKRKLTGSGVMRGLMKLGATRRKLSQVAGKKLIDAFGGELRCMCIGGAPLSPEVEQFLTDAKVPYAVGYGMTETSPLLAGALPSKQRFRAIGPALPGVQLKIVDADPETGEGEILAKGPNVMREYYKAPVDTKETFTEDGWLKTGDLGKFEDGYLYIKGRLKNMILGPSGENIYPEELESIINECEHVVESMVYEVDGKVVARIHLNHETLDEAFDVKKLIESDVRAKVKKLLENIRKDVNTKVSTFARLHRVIEQMEPFEKTPTQKIKRFIYLDR
- a CDS encoding aspartate/glutamate racemase family protein → MKTIGLLGGMSWESTVGYYQVMNEEVKARLGGLHSAKILMYSVDFAELRELMLTCDWDNIGKQLADAAQTLEQGGADMIVIGTNTMHKVAPQIQAAVSVPVIHVADATADAVREFGFSSVGLLGTLFTMEDDFYTGRLKDHGLEVFVPNAEDRQLVDRVIFDELCKGVLEGTSRTEYLRIIEEMASRGAQAIILGCTEIGMLVRSDDTDIPTLDTCRIHAIKAVDMALA
- a CDS encoding AzlD domain-containing protein; its protein translation is MDQKIVFLTFLGMLAVTYIPRVLPMLALASRTLPEPVVRWLSYVPVAVLSAMLFPALLLKDMSFNFDPDNYFLWAAIPAFILAWRTRSFFGTVALGMALVAGARYFFE